GGGGTGTTGACTTTGTGGAAGGGTGTGGCAGACTGCGGGATGATGGGGGAGGTCCTATCCAGCCTCCAGAATGAACTGTTCAGCACTTTTAAGCGGGTGGAGCTTCACAGTGAAAACGGAAACCTGCAGGAAACAGGTAAGTGCCCACAGTGGGACCCGTCTAACCCCTGGACTGTGAAAAAGGATTCAGTGTTGATGTTAATAAAACGTCAGCTGAGTCAAGACATGAAAAATCAGGTTTCAAAAAGATTTTCAATAAAGCCCCCGCCAGCTAAATCTCTGAAAATTCATTGCTATTGATTTTGCAAACAGCTAACTTCATTGTGGACAAATCATTCAAGCCTTGTAGCTGACTCTTGATTATTTTGTTAGATGTCATGCTGCTTAATTCCTTGTGCGAGATGTTTGGGCTTTTGGATTCGGTGAAACAAGCCACGGACCTGAGGCGcagccagactgaaaagaaaaagatccaTAACAGTGTTTATGGTGAGAAAGCATTCAAAACTATCACGCGGCACATGCAGAGATACCCCGGTGAAGCGAATTAACgaatattttcttcttgtgtAGACTTTGATGAGCTCTCGGAGGACAAGGGGAAGCAGAGCTGTGATAAAGGGACATCTAAAAAAGCCTCATCACTAAAACACCCTCGAACTCAGCGTAAAAGCCAGACGAGCAGCCATCCCCAGAACTCGCTGCCCTCTGTCAAATCAGCCACAGCGATCCAGTCTCATTCTATCACAGGTTTATGTGCTGCATCTTACCCTCATCTCACAATAAACCCTCAGCTCTTTGCCCATTTCTCTGCCTACACCAGCCAGCGTTGTCATGCTGGAACTGGCAGGACAGACAGGGATGTCCACAGTGCCACGCTGGAGGGGGACCGAGAGATCAGTGAGGCAGACGACCAGGAGAAGTTTCACGGACTGGGACGGGAAGGCAACAAGAGAAAAGACACCTCAGGGATCCACAAAGAACCTGGACGAGGGAGTGTAAAGTTTTGGGAGGGATCTCATGTTAGAAGGGAGGAGGACGAGGCGACAGAAGGCTTGCATGACATTGAAAAGGTGATTATGGGGAGAAAGGCATCAAAGAAACATAAAAGTAAGTGAGGCAGACGACCCCAGAGGGATTCTGTGGGACTAATTGAGGGAATGTGCCGGGAACTGAAAGAAGACACGGAGCGGGggaaacaattaaaaacaatatgACTTTGTCAAACTCTACTTTTACCACAGTGATCATATGCAGTACAGACAGCGGTTAGTGGGGTTGTGTTCTCACACAGACActtttttaaatggaaatgCTGGATTTTACAGCATCAGAGGCAATACAACTGAAATGACTCGTCGATTAAGTGACCGACTGCCCAAAACCATTGTTCGAGTCATTATGGGTGTCATAATATGCCCTATTTTGCAATACGAAGATGCAACTCTACggggattttttctttttttttactgctttttgAGATTTTTTATGACACCAGCACTTAACAGAGAAAATAACTGACATTTCAGGTGACAATGAAAGTGTGCTGGTCTGGTTGTTGTGTAGTATTATCACCCACATAGTATCATTGTTTCCAATCCTTTACAAGTCTGCTGTCTTTGATGACACTCTCTTCCTCTAGCTGAACACTGTCACCAATTaatgatagattttttttttagctacttGTAAAATACTTATTTTATTACTTGTGTTTTGCGATTTATATCTTTTAATTTTGTGAAATATTTCTCACTCAGGCTGTGATTAGGATTTGACCACCTGCAGACACTTCCTGCCTGAAGATGTATGGCTCCTAGTTTCTAATCACTCCCTTTAGACGGGAACTGGGTAACTATCCCCTTGCTAGTTAAAAATAAGAAGGGAAAAATAGCCA
This sequence is a window from Oreochromis aureus strain Israel breed Guangdong linkage group 11, ZZ_aureus, whole genome shotgun sequence. Protein-coding genes within it:
- the LOC116329676 gene encoding glucocorticoid modulatory element-binding protein 1-like isoform X2, which encodes MAGAQVTVSSGELMTAREEEGEYSGTEQKSQVLLHLQPVLHGMNDDIADTGTTVLAIETHHDDSKADGDEVEYGYPITCGDSRAVLLFKKFVCPGINVRCVKFNDELISPKQFVHLAGKATLKDWKRAIRLGGVMLRKMMDSGQIDFYQHDTLCSNTCHSTKFDVLINRTRLPPGNSVQPSLSCLALDPVGGQVSPVTEDAHKAAEVEESLQDRISAAAEWSNGPRRFLNPVTANGHATKRKMADVPDGVLTLWKGVADCGMMGEVLSSLQNELFSTFKRVELHSENGNLQETDVMLLNSLCEMFGLLDSVKQATDLRRSQTEKKKIHNSVYDFDELSEDKGKQSCDKGTSKKASSLKHPRTQRKSQTSSHPQNSLPSVKSATAIQSHSITGLCAASYPHLTINPQLFAHFSAYTSQRCHAGTGRTDRDVHSATLEGDREISEADDQEKFHGLGREGNKRKDTSGIHKEPGRGSVKFWEGSHVRREEDEATEGLHDIEKAVIRI
- the LOC116329676 gene encoding glucocorticoid modulatory element-binding protein 1-like isoform X1, with translation MAGAQVTVSSGELMTAREEEGEYSGTEQKSQVLLHLQPVLHGMNDDIADTGTTVLAIETHHDDSKADGDEVEYGYPITCGDSRAVLLFKKFVCPGINVRCVKFNDELISPKQFVHLAGKATLKDWKRAIRLGGVMLRKMMDSGQIDFYQHDTLCSNTCHSTKFDVLINRTRLPPGNSVQPSLSCLALDPVGGQVSPVTEDAHKAAEVEESLQDRISAAAEWSNGPRRFLNPVTANGHATKRKMADVPDGVLTLWKGVADCGMMGEVLSSLQNELFSTFKRVELHSENGNLQETDVMLLNSLCEMFGLLDSVKQATDLRRSQTEKKKIHNSVYDFDELSEDKGKQSCDKGTSKKASSLKHPRTQRKSQTSSHPQNSLPSVKSATAIQSHSITGLCAASYPHLTINPQLFAHFSAYTSQRCHAGTGRTDRDVHSATLEGDREISEADDQEKFHGLGREGNKRKDTSGIHKEPGRGSVKFWEGSHVRREEDEATEGLHDIEKVIMGRKASKKHKSK